A single region of the Oryzias melastigma strain HK-1 linkage group LG23, ASM292280v2, whole genome shotgun sequence genome encodes:
- the cracr2ab gene encoding ras and EF-hand domain-containing protein homolog isoform X2: MEEDEGAAGDAERRGSDSGITALLTKTKEFFQTCDVEGKGFLTRSDMRRLHREVPLSAEELEDVFDSLDMDHAGYLTLEAFSSRFSQFLHGRRISVTDDQHYASGPVLKAKEALYQSQWEAKLSGDGDEEERHFCMLLESLGAINIFEDPGEIRSLWTQFRRDEPHLLSNFEEFLARVTLQIKEAYQEKKEMESALQRKAATHDSEIRHLYEEMEAQIKTEKERLLLMDSERLQLRSQDLEHQLVSKERELEYLFQKQKRLELQCNELDSEKHESHVENLKLKMTNDELSRALECTSQELALAQEQLGMLQEQARRLQQEKEMEMYRITEGLQREKQSLMRQLDLLREMNKHLKDERDMFCEVPRTSVAKKQRADAVEMFDDASKLDQSEDDKDDNFTMTDATFSSQQRPTWRTNLANGGVSPVQSSYDVKPKIRKEPNKMTNKLLRSASTQRADDEVLDPDGWPLRRVISIEEDHLPHLLLQDGPQPLLHQLSEEEDEKAQTESPVAMATNASLVQLSRHAGKLAEDASVKKSCSARGKKTPVSPRQQPVGKESQQMTKERTVFAPDRLFKVVLVGNSCVGKTSLLRSFCEGRFHPSSTTTVGIDYSVKTLTLDSMQIAMQLWDTAGQERYRSITKQFFRKADGVVVMYDVTLEESFKAVRPWLLNVQEAAGEGIPILLLGNKMDMEQEREVTLKAAERLAFENKVMFYEVSAYTGKNVTESLTHLANFSSFGSEY, translated from the exons ATGGAGGAAGACGAGGGTGCTGCGGGAGATGCAGAGAGGAGGGGCTCGGACTCGGGGATCACAGCCCTGCTGACCAAAACCAAGGAGTTCTTCCAGACGTGTGACGTGGAGGGAAAAGGATTCCTCACCCGCTCGGATATGAGG AGGCTCCACAGAGAAGTGCCTCTGTctgcagaggagctggaggacgtGTTTGACTCCCTGGATATGGATCATGCCGGTTACCTCACACTGGAGGCCTTTTCCTCCAGATTCA GTCAGTTTCTGCACGGACGGAGGATCTCTGTAACAGACGACCAACATTACGCCTCTGGCCCCGTCCTTAAAGCCAAAGAAGCTCTTTACCAGAGCCAGTGGGAAGCCAAGCTGTCGGGCGATGGAGATGAGGAGGAGAGGCACTTCTGCATGCTGCTGGAGAGTCTGGGAGCCATTAATATCTTTGAGGA tccAGGTGAAATACGAAGTCTTTGGACTCAGTTCAGGCGAGATGAGCCTCATCTTTTGTCCAATTTTGAGGAGTTTCTGGCCAGAGTCACACTGCAGATCAAAGAAGCCTACCAGGAGAAGAAGGAGATGGAGAGTGCTTTACAGAG GAAGGCTGCAACACATGACAGCGAGATCCGTCATTTGTACGAAGAGATGGAGGCTCAGATAAAGACGGAGAAAGAACGGCTGTTATTGATG GACTCTGAGCGTCTGCAGCTGCGCAGCCAGGACCTGGAGCATCAGCTGGTGTCAAAGGAGCGAGAGCTCGAGTATCTTTTCCAGAAGCAGAAACGG TTGGAGCTCCAGTGCAACGAGCTGGACAGCGAGAAGCACGAGAGCCACGTGGAGaacctgaagctgaaaatgaccAACGACGAGCTGTCCAGAGCGCTGGAGTGCACCAGCCAGGAGCTGGCTCTGGCCCAGGAGCAGCTGGGGATGCTGCAGGAGCAGGCCAGGCGGCTGCAGCAGGAGAAGGAGAT ggAAATGTACAGAATAACCGAAGGACTTCAGAGAGAGAAGCAAAGTCTCATGAGGCAGCTGGACCTTCTCCG GGAgatgaacaaacatttaaaagacgAGAGGGACATGTTCTGTGAAGTG cctcgAACATCTGTCGCAAAAAAGCAGAGGGCAGACGCCGTTGAGATGTTTGATGATGCGTCCAAGCTGGATCAAAG TGAAGATGACAAAGATGATAACTTCACCATGACTGACGCCACCTTTTCAAGCCAGCAAAGGCCGACATGGAGGACAAATCTGGCAAACGGAGGCGTCAGTCCCGTCCAAAGTTCGTACGACGTGAAGCCAAAGATCAGAAAGGAGCCAAACAAAATGACTAATAAACTGCTGAGAAGTGCATCGACGCAGAGAGCGGACGACGAGGTCCTGGATCCCGACGGGTGGCCTCTCCGCCGGGTTATCTCCATCGAAGAGGACCACTTGCCGCATCTCCTTCTTCAAGACGGACCACAGCCTTTACTGCACCAACTCAGTGAAGAGGAAGACGAGAAAGCACAAACTGAATCCCCCGTCGCCATGGCTACAAATGCCTCTTTAGTACAGCTTTCCAGGCACGCTGGAAAGCTCGCAGAAGACGCATCTGTGAAGAAATCTTGCTCTGCAAGAGGGAAGAAGACACCAGTGTCACCAAGACAACAGCCTGTGGGGAAAGAGAGCCAGCAA ATGACAAAAGAAAGAACTGTGTTTGCTCCGGATCGTTTATTCAAGGTGGTACTTGTCGGAAACTCCTGCGTAGGCAAGACATCCCTGCTGCGCTCCTTCTGCGAGGGCCGGTTCCACCCGTCCTCTACTACTACTGTGG GTATTGACTACAGTGTGAAGACCTTAACCCTTGACAGTATGCAGATAGCCATGCAGCTTTGGGACACTGCCGGTCAAGAAAG ATACCGCAGCATCACCAAGCAGTTCTTTCGTAAGGCGGACGGCGTGGTTGTGATGTACGACGTCACGCTGGAGGAGAGCTTCAAGGCTGTGCGACCCTGGCTCCTTAATGTCCAG GAAGCAGCAGGAGAAGGAATCCCCATTCTTCTTCTGGGCAACAAAATGGACATGGAACAAGAGAGGGAGGTGAcactgaaagcagcagagagaCTGGCTTTT GAAAATAAGGTGATGTTTTATGAAGTCAGCGCCTACACTGGCAAGAACGTGACCGAGTCTCTGACTCACCTGGCCAA tttttcttcttttggctCAGAGTATTAA
- the mettl25 gene encoding methyltransferase-like protein 25, which yields MKSSSCSLGDIRQRIDEVVQFLSVTLPIANAHTVEFYTQDVWKRFMAVSPEEVLSAIMSNGDQQGEPERKRIEPSGTTFGFCPQSNKVVDIHGFLQAAKAHSLPGLEEVCMSRSEFLLELKGSTVLPEIVTELEPDEFMNFKKSHEVQSMSEVVARLARHSGVKQVIDVGSGKGYLSSFLSLQYGLQVYGIDSSSTNTHGAQERNRKLKKFSRVYQKQAKAARTPGKAAAPRGISKVEPGLKEDEDVLCVDASRNEEERVPVASSSSAAGRQSEWNPDSEELFLSVLSADVMEPASPRVPPSQLSDEEKERRKRENLERKAQSRRDGASDVFSPLTSFVTAETELRELITELEDAVMVGLHTCGNLAPSTLRMFVAKPELASVCSVGCCYHLLSEEFDPAGPECLDRSCGFPLSQYLRDRSCFCGRNARMSACLALERVSLGQGIQMESLFYRAVLHVILRDHYSSFKSERRVGNVYSKAKSFLDYVRRALRKLELDDSELSDDDIQGYHDRYKPRMAEMHAFNMLKVTLAPCIEGLILLDRLCYLKEQEDVTFSALVQLFDPLLSPRCYAVIGVKTSTKRKTSC from the exons ATGaaatcctcctcctgcagcctcGGAGACATTCGGCAGCGGATAGATGAAGTCGTGCAGTTTTTGTCTGTAACACTGCCTATCGCCAATGCTCACACTGTGGAGTTTTACACCCAAGATGTGTGGAAGCGGTTCATGGCGGTGTCACCGGAGGAGGTCCTGTCAGCCATTATGTCCAACGGCGACCAGCAGGGGGAGCCAGAGCGCAAAAGAATTG AACCGTCAGGGACCACGTTTGGGTTTTGCCCTCAATCAAACAAGGTGGTTGATATCCATGGATTTCTGCAGGCCGCTAAGGCCCACTCTCTCCCTGGACTTGAAGAAGTCTGCATGAGCAGATCTGAATTCCTGCTGGAGCTCAAAGGGTCCACTGTTCTACCTGAGATTG TTACAGAGCTGGAACCAGATGAAtttatgaactttaaaaaatctcatGAAGTCCAGTCCATGTCTGAGGTGGTGGCCCGACTGGCCCGGCACTCTGGAGTCAAACAG gtgATAGATGTGGGCTCAGGGAAGGGCTACCTGAGCTCCTTCCTGTCTCTGCAGTACGGCCTTCAAGTTTACGGCATAGACTCGTCCAGCACCAACACCCACGGTGCTCAGGAGCGGAACAGGAAGCTGAAGAAGTTCTCCCGGGTCTACCAGAAACAGGCAAAAGCGGCGAGGACTCCAGGAAAAGCCGCAGCTCCGAGGGGGATTTCAAAAGTTGAACCTGGGCTGAAGGAAGATGAGGATGTTTTATGTGTCGATGCATCAAGAAATGAGGAAGAGCGGGTGCCAGTCGCCTCTTCATCCTCAGCAGCGGGGAGGCAGTCGGAGTGGAATCCAGATTCAGAGGAGCTCTTCCTCAGCGTCCTGTCAGCAGACGTGATGGAGCCCGCCTCCCCAAGAGTTCCCCCAAGTCAGCTGAGTGATGAAGAAAAGGAAAGGAGGAAGAGGGAAAACTTAGAGAGGAAGGCTCAGAGCAGAAGAGACGGCGCCAGCGACGTGTTTTCGCCGCTGACATCCTTTGTGACGGCAGAAACTGAGCTGCGGGAGCTCATCACCGAGCTGGAG GACGCGGTCATGGTCGGCCTGCACACATGTGGAAACTTGGCTCCCAGCACGCTGAGGATGTTTGTGGCTAAACCAGAGCTGGCCTCAGTCTGCAGCGTGGGCTGCTGCTATCACCTGCTGTCTGAGGAGTTTGACCCTGCTGGACCAG AGTGTTTGGACAGATCGTGCGGTTTCCCTCTGAGTCAGTACCTCCGTGACCGGTCCTGCTTCTGCGGCAGAAATGCCAGGATGTCAGCATGTTTG GCTTTGGAAAGAGTTTCTCTTGGCCAGGGG attcAGATGGAGTCTCTGTTCTACAGAGCAGTCCTTCATGTCATTCTGAGAGACCACTACAGCTCCTTTAAAAG TGAGAGGCGAGTGGGAAATGTTTACTCGAAGGCTAAATCGTTTCTGGACTACGTCCGTCGAGCTCTGCGCAAACTGGAACTGGATGACTCGGAG CTGTCAGACGACGACATTCAGGGTTACCACGACAGATACAAACCGCGTATGGCGGAGATGCACGCCTTTAACATG CTGAAGGTGACACTTGCTCCCTGTATTGAAGGACTGATTCTCCTTGATCGCCTTTGCTACTTGAAAGAACAG
- the ccdc59 gene encoding thyroid transcription factor 1-associated protein 26 homolog codes for MAPVDRKTTNKNFTKNSKNWKKGKESSAGVKKNRKWISQHKVFEGSVKEGQGFALKRKQKVKYEYNKLLKKEKKRNPDSKMLYKEEYPEHLKHLYMAEEEKLKKEAWENRVNRTKHRMQGQETRDENEADEVVSEPTDSTPVAPEETADAGKESLPMSNRMKKKLQKKTSYQKTKEEFEKIKEKRKKKKEEYLKNKQQREEAIKRYKQKKMETFQILSKKTKKGQPNLNLQMDYLLQKIQGKQK; via the exons ATGGCTCCGGTAGACCGAAAAACGACGAATAAAAACTTTacgaaaaacagtaaaaattggaaaaaaggtAAAGAATCGTCAGCTGGCGTGAAAAAGAACCGGAAATGGATTTCACAGCACAAAGTATTTGAAGGCAGCGTTAAAGAAG GTCAAGGATTTGctctgaaaagaaaacagaaagttaaatatgaatacaacaAACTAttgaagaaggagaagaagagaaaTCCTGATTCCAAAATGCTGTACAAGGAGGAATATCCGGAACACCTCAAGCATCTGTACATGgcagaggaggagaagctgaaaaaagaagccTGGGAAAACAGAGTCAACAGGACTAAGCATAGAATGCAGGGGCAGGAGACGAGGGATGAAAACGAAGCGGATGAAGTCGTTTCTGAACCGACAGATTCCACACCTGTGGCCCCGGAGGAAACGGCAGACGCTGGGAAAGAAAG ccTTCCAATGAGCAACCGCATGAAGAAGAAACTGCAGAAGAAGACATCCTACCAAAAGACAAAGGAGGAATTcgagaaaatcaaagaaaagcgaaagaagaaaaaagag GAATATCTCAAAAACAAGCAGCAGAGAGAAGAAGCCATCAAGCGGTACAAGCAGAAAAAGatggaaacatttcaaattctGAGCAAAAAGACCAAGAAAGGACAGCCGAACCTCAACCTGCAGATGGATTATTTACTTCAGAAGATCCAAGGAAagcaaaaatga
- the cracr2ab gene encoding ras and EF-hand domain-containing protein homolog isoform X1, whose translation MEEDEGAAGDAERRGSDSGITALLTKTKEFFQTCDVEGKGFLTRSDMRRLHREVPLSAEELEDVFDSLDMDHAGYLTLEAFSSRFSQFLHGRRISVTDDQHYASGPVLKAKEALYQSQWEAKLSGDGDEEERHFCMLLESLGAINIFEDPGEIRSLWTQFRRDEPHLLSNFEEFLARVTLQIKEAYQEKKEMESALQRKAATHDSEIRHLYEEMEAQIKTEKERLLLMDSERLQLRSQDLEHQLVSKERELEYLFQKQKRLELQCNELDSEKHESHVENLKLKMTNDELSRALECTSQELALAQEQLGMLQEQARRLQQEKEMEMYRITEGLQREKQSLMRQLDLLREMNKHLKDERDMFCEVPRTSVAKKQRADAVEMFDDASKLDQSEDDKDDNFTMTDATFSSQQRPTWRTNLANGGVSPVQSSYDVKPKIRKEPNKMTNKLLRSASTQRADDEVLDPDGWPLRRVISIEEDHLPHLLLQDGPQPLLHQLSEEEDEKAQTESPVAMATNASLVQLSRHAGKLAEDASVKKSCSARGKKTPVSPRQQPVGKESQQMTKERTVFAPDRLFKVVLVGNSCVGKTSLLRSFCEGRFHPSSTTTVGIDYSVKTLTLDSMQIAMQLWDTAGQERYRSITKQFFRKADGVVVMYDVTLEESFKAVRPWLLNVQEAAGEGIPILLLGNKMDMEQEREVTLKAAERLAFENKVMFYEVSAYTGKNVTESLTHLAKVLMEQEDRVRDTTVTLSAAQPIKKKTCCK comes from the exons ATGGAGGAAGACGAGGGTGCTGCGGGAGATGCAGAGAGGAGGGGCTCGGACTCGGGGATCACAGCCCTGCTGACCAAAACCAAGGAGTTCTTCCAGACGTGTGACGTGGAGGGAAAAGGATTCCTCACCCGCTCGGATATGAGG AGGCTCCACAGAGAAGTGCCTCTGTctgcagaggagctggaggacgtGTTTGACTCCCTGGATATGGATCATGCCGGTTACCTCACACTGGAGGCCTTTTCCTCCAGATTCA GTCAGTTTCTGCACGGACGGAGGATCTCTGTAACAGACGACCAACATTACGCCTCTGGCCCCGTCCTTAAAGCCAAAGAAGCTCTTTACCAGAGCCAGTGGGAAGCCAAGCTGTCGGGCGATGGAGATGAGGAGGAGAGGCACTTCTGCATGCTGCTGGAGAGTCTGGGAGCCATTAATATCTTTGAGGA tccAGGTGAAATACGAAGTCTTTGGACTCAGTTCAGGCGAGATGAGCCTCATCTTTTGTCCAATTTTGAGGAGTTTCTGGCCAGAGTCACACTGCAGATCAAAGAAGCCTACCAGGAGAAGAAGGAGATGGAGAGTGCTTTACAGAG GAAGGCTGCAACACATGACAGCGAGATCCGTCATTTGTACGAAGAGATGGAGGCTCAGATAAAGACGGAGAAAGAACGGCTGTTATTGATG GACTCTGAGCGTCTGCAGCTGCGCAGCCAGGACCTGGAGCATCAGCTGGTGTCAAAGGAGCGAGAGCTCGAGTATCTTTTCCAGAAGCAGAAACGG TTGGAGCTCCAGTGCAACGAGCTGGACAGCGAGAAGCACGAGAGCCACGTGGAGaacctgaagctgaaaatgaccAACGACGAGCTGTCCAGAGCGCTGGAGTGCACCAGCCAGGAGCTGGCTCTGGCCCAGGAGCAGCTGGGGATGCTGCAGGAGCAGGCCAGGCGGCTGCAGCAGGAGAAGGAGAT ggAAATGTACAGAATAACCGAAGGACTTCAGAGAGAGAAGCAAAGTCTCATGAGGCAGCTGGACCTTCTCCG GGAgatgaacaaacatttaaaagacgAGAGGGACATGTTCTGTGAAGTG cctcgAACATCTGTCGCAAAAAAGCAGAGGGCAGACGCCGTTGAGATGTTTGATGATGCGTCCAAGCTGGATCAAAG TGAAGATGACAAAGATGATAACTTCACCATGACTGACGCCACCTTTTCAAGCCAGCAAAGGCCGACATGGAGGACAAATCTGGCAAACGGAGGCGTCAGTCCCGTCCAAAGTTCGTACGACGTGAAGCCAAAGATCAGAAAGGAGCCAAACAAAATGACTAATAAACTGCTGAGAAGTGCATCGACGCAGAGAGCGGACGACGAGGTCCTGGATCCCGACGGGTGGCCTCTCCGCCGGGTTATCTCCATCGAAGAGGACCACTTGCCGCATCTCCTTCTTCAAGACGGACCACAGCCTTTACTGCACCAACTCAGTGAAGAGGAAGACGAGAAAGCACAAACTGAATCCCCCGTCGCCATGGCTACAAATGCCTCTTTAGTACAGCTTTCCAGGCACGCTGGAAAGCTCGCAGAAGACGCATCTGTGAAGAAATCTTGCTCTGCAAGAGGGAAGAAGACACCAGTGTCACCAAGACAACAGCCTGTGGGGAAAGAGAGCCAGCAA ATGACAAAAGAAAGAACTGTGTTTGCTCCGGATCGTTTATTCAAGGTGGTACTTGTCGGAAACTCCTGCGTAGGCAAGACATCCCTGCTGCGCTCCTTCTGCGAGGGCCGGTTCCACCCGTCCTCTACTACTACTGTGG GTATTGACTACAGTGTGAAGACCTTAACCCTTGACAGTATGCAGATAGCCATGCAGCTTTGGGACACTGCCGGTCAAGAAAG ATACCGCAGCATCACCAAGCAGTTCTTTCGTAAGGCGGACGGCGTGGTTGTGATGTACGACGTCACGCTGGAGGAGAGCTTCAAGGCTGTGCGACCCTGGCTCCTTAATGTCCAG GAAGCAGCAGGAGAAGGAATCCCCATTCTTCTTCTGGGCAACAAAATGGACATGGAACAAGAGAGGGAGGTGAcactgaaagcagcagagagaCTGGCTTTT GAAAATAAGGTGATGTTTTATGAAGTCAGCGCCTACACTGGCAAGAACGTGACCGAGTCTCTGACTCACCTGGCCAA AGTATTAATGGAGCAGGAGGACAGGGTGAGAGACACAACTGTCACCCTCTCTGCAGCTCAGCCCATTAAGAAGAAAACCTGCTGCAAGTGA